The Hymenobacter sp. DG01 genome has a segment encoding these proteins:
- the accB gene encoding acetyl-CoA carboxylase biotin carboxyl carrier protein: MKAKELQELIDFIAKSGLNKVNIETEEFKISVQREPNTKVVSGGMLAPAAAAPAPVAAPAPAAAPATPAAAPAPAATEAAGGNYVPLKAPMIGTFYRSSSPDSPAFVQVGDLVEKGQVICIIEAMKLFNEIEAEQSGRVVKAMVENASPVEFDQPLFLIEPM, encoded by the coding sequence ATGAAAGCCAAAGAACTACAGGAACTCATCGACTTCATTGCTAAGTCGGGTCTGAACAAAGTCAACATCGAAACCGAGGAGTTCAAAATCTCGGTTCAGCGCGAGCCCAACACGAAAGTGGTGAGCGGCGGCATGCTGGCTCCGGCCGCTGCGGCCCCGGCTCCCGTGGCAGCACCCGCTCCGGCGGCTGCTCCGGCTACTCCGGCGGCAGCGCCCGCTCCGGCCGCTACGGAAGCTGCTGGCGGCAACTACGTGCCCCTGAAAGCCCCGATGATTGGCACCTTCTACCGCAGTAGCAGCCCCGATTCGCCGGCTTTCGTGCAGGTAGGCGACCTGGTGGAGAAAGGGCAGGTTATCTGCATCATCGAAGCCATGAAGCTCTTCAACGAAATCGAAGCTGAGCAGTCGGGCCGGGTAGTGAAAGCCATGGTAGAAAACGCCTCCCCCGTGGAGTTCGACCAGCCTCTGTTCCTGATTGAGCCGATGTAA